A single window of Pradoshia eiseniae DNA harbors:
- a CDS encoding CaiB/BaiF CoA transferase family protein: MLEGIRVLDFTQYLPGPHATLRLADMGADVIKVEAPFGDLARFSLDEHEQSPVFLAQNRKKKSVVLNLKNEEDRKTALELAREADVVIEGFRPGVAARIGIGYEEIKSVKPDIIYCSLTGYGQTGSISHLGGHDINYMSLSGMLAQMKDHNGKPHLPSNTIADFIGGISTSEAILAALVKRMRTNEGSYIDLAITKTLLPLMSNHIVIESLTGEEHGVERLSGAFVCYTLYETSDQRFIAIGALEEKFWCNFCKGVGKEEWEKEQFSRAESGNPVYEEIHALIRTKSLSEWSRFAREVDCCMSPVLETSELIDTEELKEWNLISDSGSYRYVTNQATGFFGATPDTEPPALGAHTKEYVGKLSR; encoded by the coding sequence ATGTTAGAGGGAATTCGCGTCCTGGATTTCACACAATACTTACCCGGTCCGCATGCCACTTTGCGTCTTGCGGATATGGGCGCAGACGTCATTAAGGTCGAGGCGCCCTTTGGTGACCTTGCCCGTTTTTCCCTGGATGAGCATGAGCAAAGCCCCGTTTTCCTCGCCCAGAACAGGAAGAAGAAAAGTGTCGTCTTAAACCTGAAGAATGAGGAGGACAGAAAAACTGCCCTTGAACTTGCCCGGGAAGCCGATGTTGTCATAGAAGGATTCCGGCCAGGGGTCGCCGCACGAATCGGCATCGGGTATGAAGAAATCAAAAGCGTTAAACCGGATATTATTTATTGCTCCCTGACAGGCTACGGACAGACTGGGTCCATCAGCCATCTTGGCGGCCATGACATCAATTATATGTCTCTAAGCGGGATGCTCGCTCAAATGAAGGACCATAATGGCAAACCTCATCTTCCAAGCAATACGATTGCCGATTTCATCGGCGGAATAAGTACCAGTGAAGCGATATTAGCTGCCTTGGTCAAAAGAATGCGCACAAATGAGGGCTCATATATCGACCTTGCTATCACGAAAACTTTACTGCCGCTCATGTCCAATCATATTGTCATTGAGAGCCTGACAGGTGAAGAGCATGGTGTAGAAAGATTAAGCGGTGCTTTTGTTTGCTACACTCTCTATGAAACATCCGACCAGCGCTTTATCGCGATTGGCGCACTTGAAGAGAAATTTTGGTGCAACTTCTGCAAGGGAGTAGGCAAAGAGGAATGGGAGAAGGAACAATTTTCTCGGGCTGAGAGCGGGAATCCCGTTTACGAGGAAATCCATGCGCTTATCCGTACAAAATCATTATCTGAATGGTCCAGATTTGCGCGCGAAGTGGATTGCTGCATGTCCCCTGTCCTTGAAACGAGCGAGCTCATAGATACTGAGGAGTTAAAGGAATGGAACCTCATTAGCGACAGCGGCTCATACCGTTATGTGACCAATCAAGCGACAGGATTCTTCGGAGCGACTCCTGATACAGAGCCCCCAGCACTTGGGGCACATACAAAGGAATACGTTGGCAAGCTCAGCCGGTAA
- a CDS encoding hydroxymethylglutaryl-CoA lyase, translating into MFFPKEVEIIEVGPRDGLQNEPNPITTEQKKDLIDRLADSGFKRIETASFVHPKWVPQMADSEEIAAYCNQLGLTYIALTPNMKALERALAMDVPQIAVFIGASNEFNKRNVNRTTDESLKEAEILIREAKHEGKFIRGYISMAFKCPFQGYVSFEEVNHVCSRFVDLGVDEVDIGDTNGKADPKLVYERFARLTDLYPNQTFVAHFHDTYKMALANVIASMQAGITKFDSSAGGLGGCPYSPGSTGNISSEELIYMVEEMGCTTGINQPKLAEAGKYAKGLSSVKLKGEFI; encoded by the coding sequence ATGTTTTTTCCAAAAGAAGTGGAAATAATCGAAGTTGGCCCGAGAGATGGCCTTCAAAATGAACCGAACCCCATCACGACTGAACAGAAGAAAGATTTAATTGACCGGCTGGCTGATTCAGGCTTTAAACGGATTGAGACGGCCTCTTTCGTCCATCCAAAATGGGTGCCGCAAATGGCAGATTCAGAGGAAATTGCCGCTTATTGCAATCAACTTGGACTGACCTATATTGCGCTAACCCCAAATATGAAAGCATTAGAAAGAGCGCTTGCTATGGATGTGCCCCAAATAGCCGTCTTTATCGGTGCGAGCAACGAATTCAACAAACGAAATGTCAATCGTACGACGGATGAATCATTAAAAGAGGCAGAAATACTGATTAGAGAGGCTAAACACGAGGGGAAATTCATCAGAGGCTATATCTCCATGGCTTTCAAATGTCCCTTCCAAGGCTATGTGTCATTTGAAGAGGTTAATCATGTATGCAGCCGATTTGTTGATTTGGGAGTTGATGAGGTTGACATCGGTGATACAAACGGAAAGGCAGATCCAAAACTAGTGTATGAACGTTTTGCTAGATTAACGGATTTATATCCAAATCAAACATTTGTCGCGCATTTTCATGACACATATAAAATGGCGCTCGCTAATGTAATCGCTTCCATGCAGGCGGGCATTACAAAGTTTGACAGCTCTGCAGGAGGATTGGGCGGTTGTCCGTATTCCCCTGGGTCCACCGGCAATATTTCAAGTGAAGAATTGATTTATATGGTGGAAGAAATGGGATGTACAACAGGAATCAATCAACCGAAGCTCGCCGAAGCCGGCAAGTACGCAAAAGGATTGTCGAGCGTGAAGCTGAAAGGGGAATTTATATGA
- a CDS encoding acyl-CoA dehydrogenase family protein yields MNAADQKEQSKFHEELRQSVRSICRKYPDEYWRELDAELAYPEAFVEDITKNGFLAALIPEEYGGSGLGIMEASIILEEINRSGGNAGACHAQMYTMGTLLRHGSLEQKRAYLPKIADGTLRLQAFGVTEPNTGTDTTKLRTFAEKKGDKYIVNGQKVFISRAEHSDLMILLVRTTPLEQVKKKTEGLSVLLVNLKESVGNGLTIKPIRTMMNHATTELFMEDLEVPAANLIGEEGKGFRYILDGMNAERILIAAECIGDGRWFVERAANYAKERVVFNRPIGQNQGIQFPIAKAHVQIEAADLMRIKASELFDRGETCGAEANMAKLLAADASWEAANAALQTHGGYGFTEEYDIERKFRETRLYQVAPISTNLILSYVSEHVLGLPRSY; encoded by the coding sequence ATGAATGCGGCAGATCAAAAGGAACAGTCAAAATTTCATGAGGAGTTACGTCAAAGCGTGCGCAGTATTTGCAGGAAATATCCTGATGAGTATTGGCGTGAATTGGACGCTGAATTAGCATACCCCGAGGCCTTCGTAGAGGATATTACGAAAAACGGCTTTCTCGCAGCCTTGATTCCTGAAGAATATGGCGGTTCTGGGTTAGGGATTATGGAAGCTTCGATTATCCTTGAAGAGATAAACCGTTCAGGAGGCAATGCTGGTGCTTGCCATGCCCAAATGTATACAATGGGAACCCTGCTTCGTCATGGCAGTCTGGAGCAAAAACGCGCTTACCTACCAAAAATAGCTGATGGAACCCTTCGGCTGCAAGCGTTTGGGGTAACAGAACCGAATACGGGCACTGACACGACAAAGCTTCGAACATTTGCCGAAAAAAAAGGAGACAAGTATATCGTCAATGGCCAAAAGGTATTCATCTCAAGAGCTGAACATTCTGATTTGATGATATTGCTAGTCCGTACGACACCATTAGAGCAAGTCAAGAAGAAGACAGAAGGATTATCCGTTCTTTTAGTTAATTTAAAAGAATCGGTGGGTAATGGTCTGACCATCAAGCCAATCCGTACGATGATGAACCATGCTACAACTGAACTTTTCATGGAGGATCTTGAGGTTCCGGCAGCAAACTTGATTGGGGAAGAAGGGAAAGGTTTTCGCTATATTCTAGATGGCATGAATGCGGAGAGAATCTTAATTGCGGCCGAGTGTATTGGGGATGGCAGATGGTTTGTGGAGCGGGCCGCCAATTATGCGAAAGAAAGAGTCGTATTCAATCGGCCGATCGGGCAAAACCAAGGAATCCAGTTTCCGATTGCCAAAGCTCATGTGCAGATTGAAGCGGCAGACTTGATGCGAATCAAGGCATCAGAATTATTCGACCGAGGGGAAACATGCGGGGCGGAGGCTAATATGGCTAAACTCCTCGCTGCAGATGCTTCATGGGAAGCGGCCAATGCAGCCTTGCAGACTCATGGGGGATACGGATTCACAGAAGAATATGATATCGAACGAAAATTTAGGGAAACAAGACTGTATCAGGTTGCCCCGATTTCTACGAATCTCATATTATCCTATGTTTCAGAACATGTTCTCGGTTTGCCCAGGTCCTATTAA
- a CDS encoding acyl-CoA dehydrogenase family protein has translation MNFSLSEELIEMKRSIRDFIDHTVDPLAQQIEEEDEIPEKIMSMSKEMGLFGLSIPEEYGGIGIDMVGKCALYEEIGRTSNGYTTVIGAHTGIGSVGIVEMGTDEQKKRYLPDMARGNRIGAFALTEPSAGSNAAALKTTAVKKGDKYILNGSKHYITNGPIADVFTVMAVTDRDKGAKGITSFIVEKDFPGFIVGKKEEKMGLRGSHSSEIFFEDCEVPAENVLGMEGLGYINALKILANGRAGLSARNLGSCQKLLELSTKYAHEREQFGKPIFEQQIIQHYLAEIALDTETLRSMTYRVAWMVDQGMNVIKEAAMAKLLGSEIYNRIADKAVQIHGGIGYIKEFPIERYYRDARITKIYEGTSEIQKNIIAAQLHKEYEKNARSVQV, from the coding sequence ATGAATTTTTCATTAAGTGAAGAACTGATTGAAATGAAGAGGTCCATTCGTGACTTTATTGATCATACAGTAGACCCGCTCGCCCAGCAAATCGAGGAGGAGGATGAAATACCGGAGAAAATTATGAGCATGAGCAAGGAAATGGGGCTGTTTGGACTCAGCATCCCGGAGGAATACGGCGGAATCGGTATTGATATGGTCGGAAAGTGCGCCCTTTATGAGGAAATCGGTCGCACATCTAACGGCTATACGACTGTCATCGGCGCCCATACCGGCATTGGTTCGGTAGGTATCGTTGAAATGGGAACCGACGAGCAAAAGAAGCGTTATTTGCCAGACATGGCCCGGGGTAATCGCATCGGTGCTTTCGCCTTAACGGAGCCGAGCGCTGGTTCAAACGCTGCTGCTCTCAAAACAACCGCGGTCAAAAAAGGGGATAAGTACATCCTAAACGGCTCGAAGCATTATATCACGAATGGGCCGATTGCCGATGTTTTTACGGTCATGGCCGTTACAGACCGAGATAAGGGAGCAAAAGGGATTACGTCCTTCATCGTTGAAAAGGATTTCCCCGGCTTTATCGTCGGCAAGAAGGAAGAAAAGATGGGGCTTCGCGGCTCACATTCCTCTGAAATTTTCTTTGAGGATTGTGAGGTTCCGGCTGAAAATGTTCTTGGGATGGAAGGTCTTGGCTATATCAATGCTTTAAAAATTCTCGCAAACGGGCGGGCAGGCCTTTCCGCCCGAAATCTCGGCTCCTGTCAAAAGCTGCTTGAGCTATCAACGAAATATGCCCATGAACGTGAACAATTTGGAAAGCCCATCTTTGAACAGCAAATCATCCAGCATTATCTCGCTGAAATCGCACTTGATACCGAAACCCTGCGCTCGATGACATACCGCGTTGCCTGGATGGTCGACCAAGGTATGAATGTGATCAAGGAGGCGGCCATGGCAAAGCTTTTAGGTTCAGAGATTTATAACCGAATCGCGGATAAGGCTGTCCAAATTCATGGCGGAATTGGCTATATTAAAGAATTCCCGATAGAAAGATATTACCGGGACGCACGGATAACGAAAATTTATGAAGGAACATCGGAAATCCAGAAAAATATTATCGCAGCCCAGCTTCATAAGGAATATGAGAAAAATGCCCGGTCTGTGCAAGTATAG
- a CDS encoding acetyl-CoA hydrolase/transferase family protein produces the protein MNKSDWLHNYKNRQVKANEAISVIQSHNKVFLAPFCNEPQTLVEELVRQKDRFEQTILYTLNIGSPCLYATPDAESHFIIHSFLHSARLKQAYENHFCDYLPVNLSQIPAWLKENPVDVALIQVSSPDEFGKCHLGISVDIIHTLIEQANIVIAQVNEELPVTHGDVYVDVAEIDHFVLSNRPLLDVPSAAGREEEKIIGQYVAEIIPHRATIQVGVGRLADSILGSLKEKRDLGIHSGSITDMAVDLMESGVVTNAYKEINQHQTICTTLTGTKRLYAFAHQNEAIHLQPVEYTHNPAVIAQINQFYSINSALEVDLLGNVNAEQAGRYPLGGVGGQMDFILGSRLSTRGRSIIALPSTAKKGTESRIRLSTSFVTSVKSEIDYVVTEYGVASLFGKTVKERAAELLAIAHPAFKDKLEWQVKQNGS, from the coding sequence ATGAATAAATCAGACTGGCTCCATAATTATAAGAATCGGCAGGTAAAGGCGAATGAAGCAATATCCGTCATTCAATCTCATAATAAAGTTTTTCTCGCTCCTTTTTGCAATGAACCGCAAACACTAGTGGAAGAATTGGTCCGCCAAAAGGACAGATTTGAACAAACCATTCTCTATACCCTCAATATCGGGAGCCCTTGTCTGTATGCCACTCCTGACGCCGAATCACATTTCATCATCCATAGCTTTTTGCATTCTGCCCGTCTAAAGCAAGCATATGAGAATCATTTCTGTGATTATTTGCCTGTTAACTTATCGCAGATTCCGGCTTGGTTGAAGGAAAATCCGGTCGATGTCGCCCTCATTCAAGTGAGCTCTCCTGATGAGTTCGGAAAATGCCATTTAGGCATCTCGGTAGACATCATTCACACGCTCATTGAGCAGGCAAATATCGTTATTGCCCAGGTTAATGAGGAGCTTCCTGTTACACATGGCGATGTATATGTTGATGTGGCAGAGATCGACCATTTTGTCCTATCCAATCGCCCTTTACTTGATGTTCCATCTGCAGCTGGACGTGAAGAGGAGAAAATCATTGGGCAGTATGTAGCAGAGATCATTCCTCACCGAGCAACCATTCAAGTAGGGGTCGGACGCCTTGCGGATAGTATCCTTGGCTCTCTGAAGGAAAAAAGGGATCTTGGCATTCATTCTGGCTCGATTACAGATATGGCTGTTGACTTAATGGAGTCCGGCGTTGTGACAAATGCCTATAAAGAAATCAACCAACATCAAACGATATGTACGACGCTGACGGGAACGAAGCGATTATATGCCTTTGCCCATCAGAATGAAGCCATTCATCTGCAGCCGGTAGAGTACACACATAATCCTGCTGTCATTGCTCAAATCAATCAGTTTTATTCCATTAATTCCGCACTTGAAGTGGACTTGTTGGGGAATGTCAATGCTGAGCAGGCAGGAAGATACCCGCTTGGAGGTGTCGGCGGGCAGATGGATTTCATCCTTGGCTCCCGTCTTTCTACTAGAGGGCGTTCGATTATTGCCCTGCCATCAACCGCCAAAAAAGGAACGGAATCAAGGATCAGGCTATCGACCTCATTTGTCACCTCAGTAAAGTCAGAAATTGATTATGTCGTGACCGAGTACGGAGTGGCCAGTTTATTCGGAAAGACCGTCAAAGAAAGGGCTGCCGAATTGCTCGCAATCGCTCATCCTGCCTTCAAGGATAAACTTGAATGGCAAGTAAAGCAAAATGGAAGTTGA
- a CDS encoding ABC transporter substrate-binding protein, which translates to MLKSKIVKGTLSGLLLSSLFLAGCSSSSGGDGGDKTTVEIFQFKVEFKQQFEAVAEQYEKENPDVDLKITTVGGGNDYKSAITSKFSSGEEPAIFNIGGPTDVKQFKDRLTDLSDTEAAKAAQEGTLDGVTVDGEVLGVPYNQEGYGFIYNKRILKEAGIDPMSLTTYDKLEEAVKKLDSQKDKLELDAVFAYPVKEKWVTGNHLSNVFLANEFDGDILKTSESKTVSFEEGDAFKQMIDLQNEYSVQPTTSLDYSQQVEELFSLEKVAFIQQGNWVYNTVYEMDPELAEKGIGIIPIPNGDEAKMPVGVPNYWSVNSKVDEEVQEEAKKFLDWLYTSDEGKTAVLEEFKFIPAYEGYDTEKISDPLSQEIYKYAEEGNTLGWVFMGYPVGWNEDLGASVQKYVSGDQTWDELVKETQKIWEDKADQ; encoded by the coding sequence ATGTTAAAAAGCAAAATCGTAAAAGGAACATTATCTGGTTTACTTTTATCGAGCCTTTTCTTAGCTGGATGCTCATCTTCCAGCGGTGGGGATGGCGGCGATAAGACAACGGTAGAGATTTTTCAATTCAAGGTAGAGTTCAAGCAGCAGTTTGAAGCGGTTGCGGAGCAATATGAGAAGGAAAATCCGGATGTTGACTTGAAGATCACGACTGTCGGGGGCGGAAATGATTATAAATCCGCGATTACTTCTAAATTCTCTTCCGGCGAAGAACCAGCGATTTTCAATATTGGCGGGCCGACAGATGTGAAACAGTTCAAAGACCGTTTGACGGACCTAAGTGACACAGAGGCCGCCAAAGCTGCTCAGGAGGGCACACTTGACGGAGTAACGGTTGACGGAGAAGTATTAGGGGTTCCATACAACCAAGAGGGTTATGGATTCATTTACAATAAACGTATTTTAAAAGAAGCGGGAATTGACCCTATGAGCTTGACTACTTATGACAAGTTAGAAGAAGCCGTCAAAAAACTAGATTCCCAGAAAGATAAATTGGAGTTAGATGCGGTATTCGCCTACCCAGTTAAAGAAAAATGGGTAACGGGCAATCATCTATCCAATGTATTCCTCGCAAATGAATTTGATGGGGATATCTTGAAAACGAGCGAATCAAAAACTGTTAGTTTTGAAGAAGGCGATGCCTTCAAGCAAATGATTGATTTGCAAAACGAATATTCCGTTCAGCCGACTACAAGCCTTGACTATTCTCAGCAGGTGGAGGAACTATTCTCTTTAGAAAAAGTTGCTTTCATCCAGCAAGGGAATTGGGTCTATAACACAGTGTATGAAATGGACCCAGAGCTAGCTGAAAAAGGCATAGGCATCATCCCAATCCCGAATGGTGATGAAGCAAAAATGCCTGTTGGCGTACCAAACTATTGGTCCGTAAACAGCAAGGTGGATGAAGAGGTACAAGAAGAAGCGAAGAAATTCCTTGACTGGCTTTACACATCAGATGAAGGGAAAACAGCTGTCTTGGAAGAGTTTAAATTCATCCCTGCCTATGAGGGGTATGATACAGAAAAAATCTCTGACCCGCTATCCCAGGAAATCTACAAATATGCTGAGGAAGGAAATACACTCGGCTGGGTCTTTATGGGCTATCCGGTTGGCTGGAATGAAGACCTCGGAGCGAGCGTTCAAAAATATGTATCCGGTGATCAAACATGGGACGAGCTCGTGAAAGAAACACAAAAAATCTGGGAAGATAAAGCTGATCAATAA
- a CDS encoding thiolase family protein: MKNAVMIDSVRTAVGRMGGALKEIEVDYLAAKVISEIVSRTGLDANEVDEVILGQAKQSTDSPNMARLALLRAGLPIEVSGYTVHRQCGSGVQSINNAHQQIMCGYADVIIAGGAESMSTAPYYLRNARYGYGAGNGLLLDPNTESQPRAQPIETYGPLTMGMTAENLAEKYAISRTEQDEFALRSQENAKRAIEGGLFDEQIVPYELKSRKETVEFRVDEHPRATSMNKLSSLKPVFKENGSVTAGNSSGRNDGAGVVLMMSEEACARYEKKPKARIIAQATAGVSPEIMGIGPAPSTKKALKQVDLKLEDIGLIELNEAFAAQSIAVIKELSLDVNKVNVNGGAIALGHPLGGTGGVLMTKLLHEMERRGEKYGMVTLCIGGGLGITTIIENLLV, from the coding sequence ATGAAAAATGCCGTAATGATCGATTCTGTAAGAACGGCTGTTGGACGAATGGGCGGAGCCTTGAAAGAGATTGAGGTTGATTATTTAGCCGCTAAGGTTATCAGCGAGATTGTCTCACGCACTGGGCTTGATGCCAATGAGGTTGATGAGGTCATTCTTGGGCAGGCCAAACAAAGCACGGATTCACCTAATATGGCAAGGCTTGCTCTCCTAAGAGCCGGATTACCCATCGAAGTATCGGGGTACACCGTCCATCGCCAATGCGGTTCAGGTGTCCAGTCGATAAATAACGCTCATCAGCAGATTATGTGCGGGTATGCGGATGTCATCATTGCCGGAGGGGCGGAAAGCATGAGCACGGCTCCCTATTATTTAAGGAACGCTCGATACGGCTATGGAGCAGGAAACGGTCTGCTCCTTGATCCAAATACAGAAAGTCAGCCAAGAGCTCAACCAATTGAGACATATGGACCTTTGACAATGGGGATGACGGCTGAAAACCTTGCTGAAAAATATGCTATTTCGCGTACAGAACAAGATGAATTTGCGCTCAGGAGTCAAGAAAATGCCAAAAGAGCCATTGAAGGAGGTCTGTTTGACGAGCAAATTGTTCCATACGAACTGAAATCAAGAAAAGAAACGGTGGAGTTCCGGGTGGATGAGCACCCTCGTGCGACGTCAATGAACAAACTCTCATCCTTAAAACCTGTCTTTAAGGAGAACGGATCGGTGACAGCAGGTAACTCAAGCGGCAGGAATGATGGAGCTGGAGTGGTCTTGATGATGTCTGAGGAAGCCTGTGCAAGATATGAGAAGAAGCCAAAAGCGCGTATTATCGCTCAAGCAACGGCCGGCGTATCCCCAGAAATCATGGGAATCGGACCAGCTCCCTCTACTAAAAAGGCGTTAAAGCAGGTTGACTTGAAATTAGAGGATATCGGTTTAATTGAGCTGAACGAGGCTTTTGCCGCCCAATCCATTGCCGTTATCAAGGAGCTCTCCCTTGATGTTAATAAGGTCAATGTGAACGGCGGAGCCATAGCCCTTGGCCATCCGTTAGGCGGAACTGGGGGCGTGTTAATGACAAAGCTCCTTCATGAGATGGAGCGCAGGGGAGAAAAATATGGAATGGTGACACTTTGCATCGGTGGCGGACTTGGCATCACAACCATCATCGAGAATTTACTCGTATAG